In a genomic window of Sarcophilus harrisii chromosome 4, mSarHar1.11, whole genome shotgun sequence:
- the ALOX12B gene encoding arachidonate 12-lipoxygenase, 12R-type: MVTYKVRVATGKDLMSGTFDCISLTVVGTLGESHKQRLDHFGRDFASGSIDRYTIQCDQDLGELILIRLHKERSTFFPKNSWYCNYVQICTPACITYHFPVYQWIDGYETLELREGTGKTVLDENLPILLTHRQEELRAKQDFYRWRVFVPGLPNYVHIPSYHPPVRHRNPDRPEWNGYIPGFPILINIKATKFLDSNLRFSAIKTASFFLRLGPASLGMKIRGLLDEKRSWKRLKEIRKIFPATKTAISEYVYNHWKEDQFFGYQYLNGINPGLLKRCLCLPEKFPVTDDMVAPSLGEDTCLQAELEKGNIYLADYKILEGISAVQLNGRQQYHCAPLCLLHCGPQGDMMPIAIQLSQTPGPDSPIFLPTDPEWDWLLAKTWVRYAEFYCHEAISHLLETHLVAEAFCLATIRQLPMCHPLYKLVIPHTRYTIQINSIGRALLLNEGGLSDRAMSLGLAGFAEVMCRALAETKYEDLYLPNDFIRRGVQDLPRYYYRDDCLAVWEALETYVSEIINYYYQNDATVEGDTELQAWVLEIFNECFLGRESSGFPTCIKTVPELIRYVTIIIYTCSAKHAAVNTGQLEYTSWMPNFPSSMRCPPMQEKGLTTEESFMESLPDVKTSCIVLLVLWTLSKEPDDKRPLGHFPDIHFVEEAPWKSMQNLKERLTQISCNIRERNKTLPIGYYYLDPALIENSISI; encoded by the exons ATGGTCACCTACAAAGTCAGGGTGGCCACAGGCAAAGACCTGATGTCTGGGACGTTTGATTGCATTTCATTGACCGTGGTGGGAACTTTGGGAGAGAGCCACAAGCAACGGCTGGATCATTTTGGGAGAGATTTTGCCTCTGGATCA ATTGATAGGTACACCATCCAGTGTGATCAGGACCTGGGGGAGCTCATTCTCATCCGCCTTCACAAGGAGCGTTCTACCTTCTTCCCTAAGAACTCCTGGTACTGCAACTATGTTCAGATCTGCACTCCTGCGTGCATCACCTACCACTTCCCTGTCTACCAATGGATAGATGGCTATGAGACGTTGGAGCTTCGAGAGGGCACAG GGAAGACAGTATTAGATGAAAACCTCCCTATCCTGTTGACCCATCGTCAGGAAGAGCTTAGAGCCAAACAAGACTTCTATCG cTGGAGAGTCTTTGTTCCTGGACTTCCAAACTATGTGCACATTCCCAGTTACCATCCTCCTGTTCGGCATCGTAACCCTGATCGGCCAGA ATGGAATGGCTACATCCCAGGATTTCCAATTCTCATCAATATTAAAGCCACCAAGTTTCTAGACTCAAATCTAAGATTTTCTGCTATCAAGACAGCCTCATTTTTCCTCCGCTTGGGACCAGC gtCCTTGGGAATGAAAATTCGGGGACTGTTAGATGAGAAGAGATCATGGAAAAGGCTAAAGGAAATCCGCAAGATCTTCCCTGCCACCAAAACTGCCATCTCTG AGTATGTATATAATCATTGGAAGGAGGATCAATTCTTTGGCTATCAGTACCTCAATGGCATTAATCCTGGCCTGCTGAAACGTTGCCTCTGCCTCCCAGAGAAATTCCCTGTGACTGATGACATGGTGGCCCCATCCCTGGGTGAAGACACCTGCCTGCAGGCTGAATTGGAG aaGGGAAACATCTACCTGGCAGACTACAAAATCCTAGAGGGCATCTCTGCTGTACAGCTTAATGGAAGGCAGCAATACCATTGTGCCCCACTCTGCCTGTTGCACTGTGGACCACAGGGGGACATGATGCCTATCGCTATTCAG CTCAGTCAGACTCCTGGCCCTGACAGCCCCATTTTCCTTCCCACTGACCCTGAGTGGGATTGGCTCCTTGCCAAGACCTGGGTGCGTTATGCTGAGTTCTACTGCCATGAAGCCATTTCTCACCTACTGGAGACTCACCTGGTAGCAGAAGCTTTCTGTCTGGCCACCATTCGGCAACTGCCCATGTGCCATCCACTTTATAAG CTTGTTATCCCTCACACTCGATACACCATCCAGATCAACAGCATTGGTCGTGCTCTCCTCCTGAATGAAGGTGGCCTGTCTGACAGG GCAATGTCTCTAGGACTAGCGGGTTTTGCTGAGGTGATGTGCCGAGCTCTTGCTGAGACTAAATATGAGGATCTCTACCTTCCCAATGACTTCATCCGTCGTGGGGTACAGGACCTGCCTCGATACTATTACCGAGATGACTGTCTGGCCGTGTGGGAAGCTCTTGAGAC GTATGTGTCTGAGATCATCAATTATTACTACCAGAATGATGCTACCGTGGAAGGAGATACCGAACTACAAGCTTGGGTGCTGGAGATATTTAACGAGTGCTTTCTGGGTCGGGAGAGCTCAG GATTCCCCACCTGCATAAAGACAGTGCCTGAGCTCATCCGTTATGTCACCATTATCATCTACACTTGCTCAGCCAAGCATGCTGCTGTCAACACAGGACAG CTAGAGTACACAAGCTGGATGCCCAATTTCCCATCATCTATGAGGTGCCCACCCATGCAGGAGAAGGGGCTGACCACTGAAGAGAGTTTTATGGAATCATTGCCTGATGTGAAAACCTCATGCATTGTGCTCCTTGTGCTCTGGACCCTTAGTAAAGAACCTGATGACAAG AGACCCCTGGGTCACTTTCCTGACATTCACTTTGTTGAGGAAGCACCATGGAAGAGCATGCAGAATTTGAAAGAGCGTTTGACCCAAATTTCCTGCAACATCCGAGAACGGAACAAGACTCTTCCCATTGGCTACTACTATCTAGACCCTGCCTTAATTGAGAACAGCATCTCTATCTAG